ACACTATATTTAAGCTGTAACAAAAGCACTGTAAATGTCCCAAAGTGATCTAAAAAGAATGCACATGCTTGGTTTTACTGTTCctgatatccatccatccatccatttttctaagccgcttctccgtcagggtcgcgggggggagctggagcctatcccagcagtcttcgggcggaaggcaggatacaccctggacaggtcgccagtccatcgcagggcagacacacagacacagacagtcactcacacgctcacacctaggggcaatgtagcatgtccaattggcctgattgcatgtctttggactgtgggaggaaaccggagaacccggaggaaacccacgcagacacggggagaacatgcaaactccacacagagaggaccctggccgcccggccagggaatcgaacccaggccctccttgctgtgaggcgacagcgctacccaccacgccaccgtgccgcccgttCCTGATATCTTaatttgtaaaacaaaacactgaaaatattttaaaaacacaattacaaATTAAAAGAATTAACATAGTTAAGGAAGTATCTTAATGGCAATAGACATGGAAAATGGggcaaaaaaagacaattaaaaaaaaataaataaataaaagctagaCACAGGTGCTTCTTTGGAACAACTGGCAGAAACTGTTAGTGTACAGCATATTTACAACTTATTTCTTCAATATGTCAACAACAGAGGTGAAGTGTTCATAGCTGTCATAGACTATGTTGTCCAGACCTTTTGATGACGacatcatttttacatggcagaaactcttttttttgtattttttatgtcCCTGGGTTGGTTGGTCACAGATTCTACAGACAGGGAGATTTTGCACCCGTGACAATTGGGCTCCTACCTCTGAGAGGTGTTCCTTTCGCTTGCGCTTGTATTGAGTAGCTCTCGCCCAGAATAAAGGACCTCCAGTGCTGTGCGATGTGCTAATGGGCTGAGTAGCAGGCATTATAGGCACATTTGCAAGGACTGATATAATTGGACCAGCAATCCCACAGGTTGCCTGAATGGCAGGCATTAAGGGACGTGTAGAGGGGCCAGCAATCGCAGGCGTCTCCTGACCAACAGGCGTTATGGGCCATGTGGAGGGGCCAGCACTTGCGGTGGTTGCTGTAGATGCAGATGTAGACACAGATCTGTTGATGGTAGAGGTGGTGGGATTTTTTCTCACTGGCAGTGGCAGGCGCACAGGTGTCAGTGGTGGCCGAGGCTGAGAGAGTGTCATGGTTATGTCTGTTCCATCATGGGGTAATGTGGTGGAGGGAGGACTGCTGGCTGGTGTGGTGCTGGAGGTAGATCAGCATATGAGATGGAGGTGGTCTTTGTGATTGTGGCTGGCTGTTTTGTGGCATGCAGGTTGAGGAGCCTCTCTTGGCGACGGATGAAGTCCCGCACAGTCttgatgtttatttttggtAGAGGAATGCCTGCCCTGCACAGGAATGGATCCTCCACCAATATCCAATGCTGGATTCGCTCATACACCTTCAGGATGGTGCTCTTTTCGGGGCTGGTGCGAGACTCTTGAGGTGAGCGCAACCACAACAGTTTCACCAGCGTGTACATCAGCCTGTTGTTCTGAGCACTGAGGTCCTGTTGTGCTGGTGCGTAGCGCTTGGCCATCTTCACCCTCTGTATCACAGCAGCATCGACAAGATCATCCCTTTTCGTGCGGCAATAGAGGGTATTGCCCCAGTGTGTTCTGTACAGCTGGTTGAAATTTCCAATCTCCACCAGCAAAGAGCAGAACATTTCCAGCTTTTGAAAGCCAGGAAGAGGGTTTGGGCTGCAGGCATCCTCCTGTTAAAAAAATTGCATACGGATGTGGTaagtacaaatacacacacgtCATTGCACTGTGTAAAATTTTAGCAAGATACACAGCTACTCACAAAGGCCGGAGCGTGAACAGTGAAGGTTTCGTCACTAGTGAGCGTGATGTGAGGCAAGTCGGCATCCAGTGCATCACCATGTGCCTCCACGTCGCTGTGGTATGCCTCGTCAGCTTCACCTGTATCGGGCTGCTCAGGGTGAACCACTTCCTCGTCTGGACTGGGTCCATCATTGGCAATGTCCTGGAGAGAGAAGGATTCGCCTGTGCTCTGGCTGAACAGGTACTCTAACCCAAGCAGCTCGTTGGACAAAACATCAGCAGGGGCCTGGAAGTTCTCCTCCACATACTCCCCGAACAGCTGCCGACAGTGGGTGTAGTGGCGCAGAACAAATCCTGTGGTGCCGTCCTCTGCCACCAAACACAGCATCCGAGGTCCGGTCTGAGTTCCACCGTGCAATGCCACTTATCAGATAAACCTGATAGGGCCGTGCTGCACAGTGGGGACCTGAACATCACAATAAAAGGTATTAGAATAAAGACAGGGTCAAGTGTCGAATCTGTTACTAGTTTACAGATTACACTTATGTACCTGGAATCATGTTCGGTAGAGTTTTGTGGAATCCTTCCAGGCTGTTGTTTCCACGCAAACATTTATAGTAGGGCACGTCCACGTTGTTGATGGTTGTGCTACGTGCCACCCTATACATGTTCATATCTGGTGGATCCTGAATGCACTCCAGGTGTCGCTGCTGGGCTGCCCACATCTCATCAATGGCCTCTGTAAATACACCTACATATgtatgtgcgcacacacacacacacacacagtgtgttagGTTCACTTTACATGCTAACAGTGTTAATGCggtaataacattttttttgtatgagATCTTTTTTTTACCAGGTGTTTTGAAGAGGCTCACTCCATTCTCATCCAGTCCAGTGGGacctttcagctcctcaatgGCCAGGTGGACGAGCCGGAATGTTTCCTGAACCCCGAGTGTAACCCTCCGAACATGGTgtttcagctgctccctggaAATATAGCGGCATACAACATCCTCATCTGACACACACTTCAGCGCTGGCAGGTCCTTAGCTCTGACAGCCTTGATGAGTAGCTCCAAGTCTGTGCGGTTGTACACCAGCACTGCCCCAGCCAGCACAGACTTGAACATGGCATACTTGGAGTGAGATTCTGTGCGGATGGCTGCATCAAACCGGTGGATCCAGTGAAAGATGTCCAGACGCACAACCATCCCATTATCCACCCAAGGCTGGAACAAAGTCTCCACAGCTGTTCGGCCCTGTGCACGGCAACACCCACTGTCCACATACAAGATCTTGGGGACAGGCTGATTGGCCAGCCGAAACCTGTTCATCACTCCAAGGCACATCGGCTGCAGCTTCTCAGCAGACTCTTCACAGGTCAGCACAAAGGAAACTATTTGGGAGTGCTCGTTTCCAATGCTGGTGAACCACTCAACTGAGCCTGCACCCTCCCCAGACAGCTTCTTCACCacctaaaaaatatttttgcataCTGTGATAGCCACTGTTAGactgttgatttttaaaaaataattttgcaaCTGTGTTTAGTGTCATACAGCATGGCAATACGTTTTAATatacaaactttttttgtgGAATCCATTTTGAGCACAGTGCCTAAAGTGGAGAGGATCTGGCTCCTGTAATCCTGGACATTGTTGGCCTCTGCCAGCAGGAAGGCGTGTCGCAGGAGCCGTGCAGAGGGAAGCTCTCTTGGAGGAGGTGGAGCCTGAAAAGTGTGCCCTAACACAGAGACGATCCCTCCGGGTTTCAAAACAGTCATGAGGAGTGTGGTGTACAGGTCCTTACATTGAAGGTACTCCTCAACATGATTCTCCTGTATCTGCCGCCACACCTTGACCATAGTGTTGCCTTCGGTCCGGTTCTCCACTCCTAGCCATCTTTGTACAGGGTCCACAGCACAATACCTCAGTGTGCATTGTGTACCAGCTGGACACATCACAGATGTGACGTACCTGatgtacatataataataaaaatcattagCAGCATATGACTTTGTGCACTCCTATTTTTGCATATTGACATACACAGTAAAAAATATTCAACTGTAACGTAATTAAACTCAAACACAGGAGAAATGAGTTATACCCGGGGGTGGTAGCCAGACTTGTAGAGGTGCACATTCTGTCCTCTACCCACACATTCATCACCTCGCAGACACTTCAGGGAGTACCTCCACACTCCAACAGGGCGCCACACAATGACACAGCTCCGAAAAAATGGCTGAGGAGTTGGCACAGCCCCCCTGATGTAGCCGGGAGAATCCGGTGGGTAAAACCACATGCGGTCGGATTTCATCACCCGTCACCTCTTGAACAGACCAGTGTTGTCCCTGTAGATTTGAACTGGAGTGAACATCCCTCTTTCGGTGTCCTCTTTGAGGCAGGAAATGTCGGCAGATGGGATGCCACTGGAGTCTTCCCACAGACGTACCCAGCCCTCTAGCTCCACCTGCACCACAAACAACATACACAAGGGATTTGGTTATTATTGTGTACAAAATAATACTAAAACAAATTGTTCTGATTTATGCTGTCTGTACATAATGTGAATAGCACTTGCGGGGCTGTCACTGCAAAGTGATTCCACAGGATAATCATGGCCCTGGGTCATGGACGGGGCCTCTGTGTGCTGGCTAGTGGATGCGTTCTGTTTGGGCTGGACAGATGGCTCAGGCTGTTCTAGAGGGACAGTGGACTTGGGCTGCTGGAGGCGGACAGTAGGCCTAGGCTTTTTTGGCCGCACAACTGACTGTGGTTTCTTCTCAGGCTGTTCTGGCTGGACAACTGACCGTGGTTTCTTGTCAGGCTGTTTTGTCCAGACAGTGAACTCGGGTGGCTTGATCTTGGCCATGTGCCTAGAACCCTGGGACTGGGCTTTAAGCGAGTCTAAGAATTTACCAAACAaagtattttttgtattataatttttttttagaaccatGTTTACGTCCATTAACTCTGTATCTTACTTACCTTCTATAGACTGGCTTGCAGCTAACAGTTCAGTGTCATCACCTGGCCATGATGTAGGATTACACTTGGTGGTGCTTGTCTGCGGGTGCTGGAAAACAAATGCATTGTAACTCCCTAGATTTTATGACAAACCAGTTTTTTATTGACACATTCAGCCAACATGATTAAAATAACACTTATTGGacaattttcatttattaagcTATTATATTAATGCACAATGCTATTCTGCTCTCTTCCTGTTTCATAACACTTACTCTGTCCTTGTCATTAGTATACTTCCTGAACCTCTTCATCTGCACACTTCTGATGTGCGTCACTGGTGTGTGCAACCACCTCCTCACAGAACCATACGCCTTCTGTATTCTTTCCCTCTGCTCATTGCTGAACTGCTCTGGCCTGTCTTTTTGGGTAGGGTACTGACTGCAGAGCTCCCACATCTCTTGAAAGGTGTGATCCTCAAACCCTTTCTGACCGTAGATACACCTGTCAATGTTGGCCTCAAGGACAATGGAGACTTGTGGGAAGCTCTCTGCATATTCTGCGAGGAAGTCTTTCACACACTCGCTCAGTATCTCTGCCTTCCTATGTGGGTTTGTTACCTCTGACCTGTGCTTGTCAATTATGCTGGAATCATATGCATCAACTTAGTACTGTCATCATTAATATCACTGTGATTTTCTTTACTTATTATGATACTTTGCAAGGGCttttaataaacactaataacagCCGTAGATTTATGCAAACATATGTAGGTAATTTCTTTAAAGCATGACATCAAATGGTTTTACATGCATTGCCTACAATaccattaaaaatataatatgctTACTATTTCATGTAGCCAACGTcgtttgccacaagccagtgGAATGGGGCATTCTCATACTGGCCAAATAGCAGCACCAGCTTTCCCAAGCACAGCTGATGTGATGGCGCAGGGATGCCCTCTGCTTGAAGGAGTTTCTCTGCGTGGGACAGGGCAGTGGCCTTGTTCAGCAGCTCCGGTGGAGGTCTGGGGAAGACCATTTTTTTCTCCCGATAGTACCTGGCCTCTTTAGTCGACACCAGTACAGCCTGTTGACGTTTCACAGGGCCTTCTGGGTTGACAATGCGGATAACTGGGGTTGTCATCCTCAGTTCTAGATAAAAACACTTGGATACAGTAAGCTTGTGCTTACTATacatcatcaacatcagcagTGTTTGGTGTTAAAAAGTAAGTATTCAGATTACTCCATTACAAGTAAAAGTCCTGCATCAAAAATCCTACTTAAGTAAAAGTGTGCAGGTTTTAGAGGTAAAATGTAGTATTAAAGTAAATGGTACTGGTTTGGTTCTTCTGACTGATATATGATCATACATGACATCATTAAATGATTCATAATGAGGCATTTAGAGGTTAAGCAGCATGTGAGAGCTGCTGGAGGTGGAGCTGGGGTCAACTACTGTCTTTTATATGCAGAAGATTCTTTTCTCCaatattacacaaaaacaatattccagcttcaacTGCACTTCTACATATACTGGCATATAGTATCAAGTTCAAATCCATCCTCTGGATCTGTCGCTCAAAccagtttttattttagcatctttcttacctgccatattaccccacttacctgccttattaccccacttacctgccttattatcccacttatctgactgtcacactgagcactttaactttagactcacactttgcacaatgtaaggtttacaggtataactgtgtgtgtgtgcgcgcgtgtgtgtgtgtgtgtgtgtgtgtgtgtgtgtctgcctgcctgcctgcctgcctgcctgcctgcctgcctgcctgaaTGAGTCATGGCAgcaatgcaggttttattttgttttattttatatttaatcgTATTCCCtgcatgtgaatgtctgtctgatactgtgatCTATGAGCTCctgtaaacaaaaccaaattcctcgtCTGCGTAGCAGACTCTTCTAATAACGCTTTAATCTAAACATCGTGTTTGACTTGAACTCCGAAAAGTAACTGCTCTTCTAGTTAACATGGGTTCTTACCTCAATGCTCGATCACCAACGGGTCACTCCTGTCACAGAGAAACGCTATACATGCCCACAGCGGCTGCGATCGAGTATCCGACACGAGACTGCTCTAGCCTTGCACACAGCGGCGACGATCGAGTATCCGGCGCGCGATTAGTCTAGACTTGCACGCTGTGGTAGCGATCCTGAAGGTGATTGGTCCAGAGTCACCGTAGACTCGAGTCACCGTAGACTCCCAATCAGAGCGCGCGACTGTCTACACTCGCCGTAGACTCTGAGCGTAGACTCCCAATCAGAACGCGTGCCTGTGTACAGTCGCTGTAGACTCTGAGCGTAGACTCCCAATCAGAACGCGTGCCTGTGTACAGTCGCTGTAGACTCTGAGCGTAGACTCCCAATCAGAACGCGTGCCTGTGTACAGTCGCTGTAGACTCTGAGCGTAGACTCCCAATCAGAACGCGTGCCTGTGTACAGTCGCTGTAGACTTTGCACGACCGTGGACACGACCCCTGAAAGACATACAATGATGTGCTAACATCTTTTGTAAGGAAGAGTGAGGATTTTTAGGTCTTATTAAAAAGAGGGCTGTTTAGTGTAATAGTGTCCAggtctttattattataaattgtGAAAtcgtctttatttattttttccccatttaccTTTTGAGACTTCATCTTGATGAGTAGTTTGGTGCACAATCTGACACAATATGCATGCATGCAGAAAACCTCTGGGGTTTTGTTCgtgggtttttgtttttatgccaGTTTTGTTTTCTAATTTGATTGTTTGACAATATTGCATCTTTTGATGTGTAAGAAAAATGTGTAGgcttttaatttgttttctcaCAACTTGTGTGGTCTCTGTCAGCTCGAGAATTTCATGCACATGGACCAAAAGTAACGGATGAGCATCTCTGGAGTTTTATGTGGCTGGAGGTTTTTTCTTTGTCAATTTCTTAAATGCACAAGAATTGATTGCAGTTGTTGTAATTTTGGCTTTATTTCAGATTATATGGCTGTCCTGAGTTTAGTGCTCATTCAGATGCCCTAATATGAAACCAAAGAGAACGATATAGCTGCAAACGGCAGTGATATGGTTTTAGCCACCTAGGCCTAACAAGGCCTGATTTAGTTTGGGACTTATCTAtagacagaagaagaaaaatgcatGGAATTCAGAGCTTCTCAAAAGGCCTTCATTTGTCAGTGTCATTCGGAATTAATTCATAATTTCAAATGTGTTAAGTGGCATATGGCAGCCATATTGTTTGTATAAGTCAAGATTATTTGCTTATTATTGAGGTTCAGGCTCTTGTGAGTTTTTTGATACCAGTGGTGGGAGAATTGAGAGAAAACTCTGACTAgtttgcaaaaatgttttgcacattttcagttATGTGAATAATCTAACTGGGCGGAGGAAAAAGTCCCAAATTacagattattttgttttgactgAAGGGATCGGTGTCTAAAAATTTTGCTTTCGAAGTTAAAAGGTCGAACGTGCTGTGCAACTGCATCCCTTTTATGCCAACTGGGCTTATTTCAGCACATGAGTAGTGGGAAACCATCTGTTGAAGTTTCATGTTTCATGACCTACAGTTTGGTTTGGCCAGGTTATTGTAGGGAAGAATCATCATAACAAGAAATACAGCGGTGAGCAGCAACAAGTGGATTCAAGTATGTATGAGGAGTATGAGCCCTTTTGCAGTTTAAACCAATTGGGCCTAAGAAGGACTATCACTGTTTGGGCCTTATTTA
This window of the Pygocentrus nattereri isolate fPygNat1 chromosome 2, fPygNat1.pri, whole genome shotgun sequence genome carries:
- the LOC108442837 gene encoding uncharacterized protein LOC108442837 isoform X2, which gives rise to MNVWVEDRMCTSTSLATTPGYVTSVMCPAGTQCTLRYCAVDPVQRWLGVENRTEGNTMVKVWRQIQENHVEEYLQCKDLYTTLLMTVLKPGGIVSVLGHTFQAPPPPRELPSARLLRHAFLLAEANNVQDYRSQILSTLGTVLKMDSTKKVVKKLSGEGAGSVEWFTSIGNEHSQIVSFVLTCEESAEKLQPMCLGVMNRFRLANQPVPKILYVDSGCCRAQGRTAVETLFQPWVDNGMVVRLDIFHWIHRFDAAIRTESHSKYAMFKSVLAGAVLVYNRTDLELLIKAVRAKDLPALKCVSDEDVVCRYISREQLKHHVRRVTLGVQETFRLVHLAIEELKGPTGLDENGVSLFKTPEAIDEMWAAQQRHLECIQDPPDMNMYRVARSTTINNVDVPYYKCLRGNNSLEGFHKTLPNMIPGPHCAARPYQVYLISGIARWNSDRTSDAVFGGRGRHHRICSAPLHPLSAAVRGVCGGELPGPC
- the LOC108442837 gene encoding uncharacterized protein LOC108442837 isoform X1, with the translated sequence MNVWVEDRMCTSTSLATTPGYVTSVMCPAGTQCTLRYCAVDPVQRWLGVENRTEGNTMVKVWRQIQENHVEEYLQCKDLYTTLLMTVLKPGGIVSVLGHTFQAPPPPRELPSARLLRHAFLLAEANNVQDYRSQILSTLGTVLKMDSTKKVVKKLSGEGAGSVEWFTSIGNEHSQIVSFVLTCEESAEKLQPMCLGVMNRFRLANQPVPKILYVDSGCCRAQGRTAVETLFQPWVDNGMVVRLDIFHWIHRFDAAIRTESHSKYAMFKSVLAGAVLVYNRTDLELLIKAVRAKDLPALKCVSDEDVVCRYISREQLKHHVRRVTLGVQETFRLVHLAIEELKGPTGLDENGVSLFKTPGVFTEAIDEMWAAQQRHLECIQDPPDMNMYRVARSTTINNVDVPYYKCLRGNNSLEGFHKTLPNMIPGPHCAARPYQVYLISGIARWNSDRTSDAVFGGRGRHHRICSAPLHPLSAAVRGVCGGELPGPC